The Myroides phaeus DNA segment ACTTCTCAAAAAACACAGCAAATAACAAATGACGGAGAAAAAAATCACGTTATTAATGGTATTTCTGATTGGGTTTATGAAGAAGAGTTCAGCATTGTTCGTATGTTCGACTGGAATAAAGATGGTGATAAATTAGCTTATGTTAAGTTTGACGAAACTGACGTTCCTGAATATTCAATGGATGTTTACGGAACAGGTTTATACCCTACGCAAGATAAATTCAAATATCCTAAGGCAGGTGAAAACAACTCTTTAGTTTCTATTCACATCTACGATTTAAAACAAAATTCTACAGCACAAGTTGATTTGTCTGAATTCAACGATTTCTATATTCCGAGAATTAAGTGGACAAACGACAACAATCTTTTAAGTGCTCAGGTTATCAACAGACACCAAAATGATTTAAAATTATTCTTTATCGATGGTAAAACATTGACTAAAAAACTAATCTTAAACGAAACGGATAAAGCTTATGTTGATGTAGCTACGGTTAACTTTTTACAAGACAATAGTTTTGTTTGGTTAAGCGAACGCGATGGTTTCAATCACTTATACTACTATAACAAAGACGGGAAGTTAATTAACCAAGTAACTAAAGGTAACTGGGAAGTAACGGATTATTACGGAATTGATACAAAAGCGAAAAAGCTATTTTATCAGTCTGTAGAACGAGGATCTATCTACCGCGATATATACGCAATTGATTTAAACGGAAAAAACAAAACGAGATTAACTGACAATTTAGGAACTAATACAGCTGTGTTTAGTCCTCAATTTGACTTGTTTATCAATATCTACTCTTCAAGTAAAAATGCTCCTACATACACTTTAAATAATTCTAAGAATGGTAAAGTGGTAAAAGAGATTTTAAACAATAAAGAGTTAGAACAAAAACTAACAGCTTACCAACTACCGACAAAAGAGTTTATTCAAATTCCTACAGTAAACGGTTTACAACTAAACGCTTGGATGATGAAACCAGCTGATTTTGACGCTAATAAACAATACCCTGTTTTTATGTATCAATACAGCGGACCAGGTTCACAACAAGTAGCTGACAAATGGTTTGACTCTAATGATTACTGGCACGCAATGCTTACTCAAAAAGGATACATTGTAGTAACAGTTGACGGTAGAGGAACTGGATTTAGAGGAGCGGAGTTTAAGAAAACAACCCAACTTCAATTAGGTAAATACGAGGTAGAAGACCAAATTATTGCTGCTAAATACTTAGGCGCACAAAGTTATGTTGACGCAAGTAGAATTGGTATTTGGGGATGGAGTTATGGAGGCTTTATGTCGTCTAATTCATTGCTTAAAGGAAATGACGTTTTCAAAATGGCAATTGCTGTTGCCCCAGTTATCAACTGGAGATATTACGATAGTATCTACACAGAAAGATATATGACAACACCGCAAGAAAACCCTACAGGGTATGATGATAACTCTCCTTTTACTCACGCTGACAAGCTTAAAGGGCGTTACTTATTAATCCACGGTACGGCAGATGACAACGTTCACGTACAAAATGCTATGGCAATGATTGAAACTTTAGTTCAAAAGAACAAAGATTTTGATTGGCTTATCTATCCAGATAGAAACCACGGTATTTACGGCGGAAACACAAGATTACAATTGTACACTAAAATGACAAACTTCATTTTAAACAATTTATAATACCTACACCAAACAACAGTATACAATCACGTACTAACTTAAAACAAACTAATAAAATTACAATGGCAGCAGAAACAGCTACTAATTCAGACCTCTTTAAATCAAAGGTGCTCGGACACCCTGCAGGTCTTTTCGTTCTATTCTTTACTGAAATGTGGGAACGATTCTCTTTCTACGGAATGAGAGTATTGTTAATTCAATTCTTGACTGCAAAAGTCTTATTTGATGATCCTTTCTCAGGCTGGGGATGGTCCGCAGAACAAGCTGGTGCTTTATATGGTACTTACGCAATGTTGCTTTATTTAACTCCTATTCTTGGTGGAGTTATCGCTGATAAATATATCGGATCGCGTTGGGCGGTTATTGTTGGTGCTATTATCATGACAATAGGACACGCTGCAATGGGATTTGACTCTAAAGCGATGTTCTTTATGGGACTTGCTTGTTTAGTTATTGGTACTGGTTTCTTTAAACCTAATATGCCTTCTATGCTTGGTGAGATGTACAAATATCTTCCAGAGAAAAAAGATGCTGCATATACAATCTTCTATATGGGAGTAAACTCAGGAGCTTTCTTTGGTATGATGCTTTGTGGATATATTGCTGAAACACAAGGATGGCATTTTGGATTTACTTTAGCTGGAATCTTTATGTTCTTAGGAACTGTACAATTCTGGTTAGCGAAACCTTTATTTGGTAATGTAGGAGAACTTAAAAAAGTTGATACAGCAGTACAAAAAACACAAGAAGAGGTTAAAGAAGAAGAGGAAACAAGAAATCCTTATACTTCTATCGACTATGTGTTAATTGCATTTGTTTCTATCATCGGTTTATTGTACGCATTCAATGACCCTTTATCTAAAAATGGGGTTTATGATATGTTCAAATTCTTAGATACTGACGCATTAAGAGGTCAAAACATTATGGCTATTGTTGCTTTAATCGCTTTCTTATACTTAGTAATCTCAAGAATTTTACGTTATGGAAAGATTATTAGAGACAGAATGTTTGCTGTAATTCTATTAGCTTTCTTCTTAATGTTCTTCTTTATGAGTTTTGAACAAGGAGCTACTTCACTTGTATTGGTAGCGAGAGACTACGTAGATAGATCTTTAGAGGGAACATCATTATTGATTTTTAATATCGTAAATACTTGTTTGACAATTATTCCTTTAATCATTATTACTGGAGTATTAATTATGTTAGCTAAAGCTACTTGGAAAAAAATTGCTTTATCTAACTTAATGTTATTCATCTGTTTTGCGGCAATTTGGGCAGCAGCTATCTGGATGTTATCAAATGAATTTTCAAAAGAATCATCAGAAATTACAGTTTCTTGGTTCTCAATCTTAAATTCTTTCTTTATCATTTCTTTTGCTTCATCTGTGTCAAAACTATGGGATTCTAAATACAACCCACCTGCTGCATTTAAGTACGGAATTGGACTTATTTTAGTAGCTATCGGTTTCTTAATTCTTGGTCTTGGATCAATGGGAAGTTCTGAAGGCGTAAAAATGTCGATGATATTCCTAATATTAACATACTTATTCCATACCTTAGGTGAATTATTTATTTCGCCAGTAGGTCTGTCTTATGTATCTAAACTTGT contains these protein-coding regions:
- a CDS encoding S9 family peptidase produces the protein MKHLKITLLFCIIASQFGFAQKQIEQEEIWNGSFKTKVMQSVNAMENSNQYSRIEHVNKDMQEINLYSFQTLQKVKTIFSTSDFKDITSIDTYVFDHKEEQLLIGTNSTPIYRRSALADYYLFNPTKNTLVKIADHKILEPTFSNDGSKIAYAYKNNLFIYDITSQKTQQITNDGEKNHVINGISDWVYEEEFSIVRMFDWNKDGDKLAYVKFDETDVPEYSMDVYGTGLYPTQDKFKYPKAGENNSLVSIHIYDLKQNSTAQVDLSEFNDFYIPRIKWTNDNNLLSAQVINRHQNDLKLFFIDGKTLTKKLILNETDKAYVDVATVNFLQDNSFVWLSERDGFNHLYYYNKDGKLINQVTKGNWEVTDYYGIDTKAKKLFYQSVERGSIYRDIYAIDLNGKNKTRLTDNLGTNTAVFSPQFDLFINIYSSSKNAPTYTLNNSKNGKVVKEILNNKELEQKLTAYQLPTKEFIQIPTVNGLQLNAWMMKPADFDANKQYPVFMYQYSGPGSQQVADKWFDSNDYWHAMLTQKGYIVVTVDGRGTGFRGAEFKKTTQLQLGKYEVEDQIIAAKYLGAQSYVDASRIGIWGWSYGGFMSSNSLLKGNDVFKMAIAVAPVINWRYYDSIYTERYMTTPQENPTGYDDNSPFTHADKLKGRYLLIHGTADDNVHVQNAMAMIETLVQKNKDFDWLIYPDRNHGIYGGNTRLQLYTKMTNFILNNL
- a CDS encoding peptide MFS transporter; the protein is MAAETATNSDLFKSKVLGHPAGLFVLFFTEMWERFSFYGMRVLLIQFLTAKVLFDDPFSGWGWSAEQAGALYGTYAMLLYLTPILGGVIADKYIGSRWAVIVGAIIMTIGHAAMGFDSKAMFFMGLACLVIGTGFFKPNMPSMLGEMYKYLPEKKDAAYTIFYMGVNSGAFFGMMLCGYIAETQGWHFGFTLAGIFMFLGTVQFWLAKPLFGNVGELKKVDTAVQKTQEEVKEEEETRNPYTSIDYVLIAFVSIIGLLYAFNDPLSKNGVYDMFKFLDTDALRGQNIMAIVALIAFLYLVISRILRYGKIIRDRMFAVILLAFFLMFFFMSFEQGATSLVLVARDYVDRSLEGTSLLIFNIVNTCLTIIPLIIITGVLIMLAKATWKKIALSNLMLFICFAAIWAAAIWMLSNEFSKESSEITVSWFSILNSFFIISFASSVSKLWDSKYNPPAAFKYGIGLILVAIGFLILGLGSMGSSEGVKMSMIFLILTYLFHTLGELFISPVGLSYVSKLVPGKMLAFMFGMWYLALAIAQKFAAILGGQIEVIKNDYSLSHFFFLFTLIPAAAGILVMLINPILKKFMHGIR